The genomic region ATATGAAGTCCCAGGGCCCTGTCCTTGGCTCAGATCTGGCCAGACACGCATGGTCCCTCTGTTTGAGTATGGTAATAGTGGAGCACAGCAGAGGCTGGGTTGATGTAATGGTACCAGTAGAATTTCAGCAGCATCACctgcagcctaagggctcataacATATGGCCGTATTATGCCTGTCACTGTCATACAGAGTAATAATAAGGCTAACATAGAAGTAAAAGAGGCCTCCCCTGTCCGCATCTGATTTCAAATGAAGATACAAACAGAGTTTTTTGtctgaaagaaaagaaagaaacttGCAATATGTTCCTCTGGACTGTTTATGTATAGAGGCCTTCTCCTCCCCATAATAAGGAGTTCATTGCTGTGCAGGCTTTGGGCTGGTGGGTATTAGCTTTTACTGTGGAGTTATTTGTCCCTTACGAGCACCGCAGCTAATCTCCACAGCTGTGCCCATCTGGCTCTGCATAACATTTCACATCGGGCTGATAGCATCACCATATTTCCAGTACGTTCTTGGCTGGAAATGCTTGGCTCTGCTGTACACATAGAACAATGGGCAAACATCCTTGTCAGTCTGGGAAGGAACGTCCAGAACATCCAGCTGTGGCTGAACTTGTATGGGGTGGAAATCAGCTGCTCCGTTTCTGAAATATGTTCTTATTTCCAGAACATTTCTACTGTTATGTATTGTTAGAaatgaggtgtttttttttacaggacatcATTTGCAACTCACATAATGCTTGCATTGCACTTCAACATCAGGTATTGGAGCAACGCCTTCATTTAGACATGTTCTCCATAGATTTATGCAGTGTAAAATGTTAAGAGCAGGAAGAATAGGATGATGGGAAAAGACGGGAGCAAACACATTTCCCAAATACACAGTGGAGTATAAATGTAAGCATAGCTCTATCCTGtaaagataaggctactttcacactagcgttcgtcggtccgctcgtgagctccgttttaaggggctcacgagcggacccgaacgcttccgtccagccctgatgcagtctgaatggatgcggatccgctcagactgcatcagtctggcggcgttcagcctccgctccgctcgcctccgcacggacaggcggacagctgaacgctgcctgcagcgttcgggtgtccgcctggccgtgcggaggcgtgcggatccgtccagacttacaatgtaagtcaatggggacggatccgtttgaagatgccacaatatggctcaatcttcaagcggatccgtcccccattgactttacattgaaagtcacacttagcttttatatgctaatataatgcagacggatccgttctgaacggagcctccgtctgcattattatgatcggatccgttcagaacggatccgatcgaacgctagtgtgaaagtagcctaaggggggagatttatcaaaaggtgCAAAGGACActagcttagttgtccatagaaacaattagattgatcctttcattttacaaagaagctctgaaaaatgaaagttggaatctgattgattgctatgggcaactaagccagttttcctttgcaccagttttgataaatgcacCCCATCCGAGAGCAGGATATGATACAGGGAGAGAAATTCAGCCCTGTGATATATAGGGTTTTATGTTTTAGAGCAAGAGCTCTAAATAAATCCCGACAGGACTCCGAGGAGAGAAGGTGAGAGTCCTGATTACCCTGCCCACACAGGGGTAATGGCAGCTCTACCGGCTCAGTATGTATATGGAGAAGGTTGCGGTTTTCACTGTTTCCCCTAGGAGTCCTGTCATGATTTACTGAGAAATTCTCCATATCACATACATTTACATATCCTGAGgctcagcttctctccctctTGGAGCAGCATATGTCAGTTGATACGCTCGCTTTAAATTAACATTACTTGTACTGATCATGAATTACATATCGTACATCACAAATCCCCCTCACATACAGACTGTGTTTCCTGCCCTAGAGCTACATGGTCTCACACCTCCGTGCAGCCCCTGCTAGTTCATTATCTCTATAGAGCAAGTTTTTCTGTGGAGCATCTTTGGTTgagctaaatgcactatatagtagTCCTACACTGATTATACTGTAGTTGTGAATGTGGATTATAAACACATACACattatatacatattatatattttggacAGTTGTGTAGTGCTCCATACACTGTGTTTTTTCCAGAGTTGGGCAACTGctgagaacagctgatcggcaggggtgctgtttgtTGGACACCCACCATCTGAtattggggataggtcatcaatatcgcaAACCTGGAAGATCCTTTATAAGAACAATGGTGCAcactatacagtgggatgcgaaagtttgggcaaccttgttaatcatcaagattttcctgtataaatcgttggttgttatgataaaaaatgtcagttaaatatatcatataggagacacacacagtgatattttagAAGTGAAATgatgtttattggatttacagaaagtgtgctataattgtttaaacaaaattaggcaggtgcataaatttgggcaccacaaaaaataaatgaaatcaatatttagtagatcctccttttgcagaaattacagcctctaaacgcttcctgtaggttccaatgagagtctggattcttgttgaaggtattttggaccattcctctttacaaaacatctttagctcATTTAGCTTTGATGGCTTCCTAGCATGGACAGCTcactttaagtcacaccacaccaattatattcaggtctggggactgagatggctattccagaacgttgtacttgttcctctgcataaatgccttagtggattttgagcagcgtttagggtcgttgtcttgttgaaagatccagccccggcgcagcttcagctttgtcactgattcctggacattggtctccagaatctgctgatactgagtggaatccatgcgtccctcaactttgacaagattcccagtccctgcactggccacacagccccacagcatgatggaaccaccaccatattttactgtaggtagcaggtgtttttcttggaatgctgtgttctttttcctccatgcataacgcctcttgttatggccaaataactcaatattagtttcatcagtccagagtaccttattccaaaatgaagctggcttttcCAAATGTGCTTtggcccacctcaagcggcactttttgtcctgtgggtggagaaaaggcttcctctacattactctcgcatacagcatctccttgtgcaaagtgcgccgaatggttgaacgatgcacagtaactccatctgcagcaagatgatgttgtaggtctttggtgctggtctgtgggttgactctgactgttctcaccatttatcgcttctgtctatccgagatttttcttggtctgccacttcgagccttaacttgaactgagcctgtggtcttccatttgctcaatatgttcctaactgtggaaacagacagctgaaatctctgagacagctttctgtatccttcccctaaaccatgatggttagcaatctttgtcttcaggtcatttgagagttgttttgagacccccatgttgctactcttcagagaaaattaaaagaggagggaaacttacaattgacccccttaaatactctttctcataattggattcacctgtgtatgtaggtcaggggtcactgagcttaccaagccaatttgagttccaataattagttcaaaaggttttggaatcaataaaatgacaacagtgcccaaatttatgcacctgcccaattttgtttaaacaattatagcacgctttctgtaaatccaataaacttcatttcacttctcaaatatcactgtgtgtgtctcctatatgatatatttaactgacattttttatcgtaacaaccaacgatttatacaggaaaatcatgactattaataaggttgcccaaactttcgcatcccactgtatatactacataagATGTAAACTGTTACAAAGAGTACAAAGCAGGGTCCAGTCTAAAGGCCTGGATTGTACTTTTTGCCAATTTGAATAATATGTAGTGGTACAAACTAAAATGTCCCCATGTAATTGTTATAAGTGATCACAGATGACTTGGTAGTTGCTTAGAAGACATTTTTCCATCACCGATTAATCTGGCATATTGGATGTGTAACCTATTCCTAGAATTAGTGGACAGTTAGTGGAAATCCAGATCCTCTGGCCAATAGCAGAGAACAATATTTAAATTCCCTTTGGCTTATGGTATTAAACATGTAAAATCtgtgttggactggcccaccagggtACCAGAGGATCATTCGGTAGACTCAAGCGTGCATACTGTAGTAGGCCCCAAAGGTCTAGGAGAAAATAAACATTTGGACCCCCTGTGAAGCCAGTCACTTGACACTTgggtctattttttttaatttaacaaaTATTAGACTTTATTGGTGATATAGGGGCTGGGCGCCAAGAATAATTACCTGTGGTGGGCCCAAAGAACCTCAGTCCGACCACGTGTACAATACTCCTAAATTGAATAGAATTTTTCTCTTTCTATTTCAGGACATTCTGACTTTGTCATGAAAATATTCTGCACCTTAAATTGATATCATGAATAATTTCTACACCACTACCACCGACCCATCCACCTTCCCACAGAATGAAGCTAATCAGACAGACAACTTATGTGTCTTCGATGAGGAATTTAAGTATTTTTTGCTACCAGTGTCTTACAGTGCAGTCCTTCTTCTAGGTCTGCCATTAAACCTTACCGCCATATGGATTTTCTTTGCTAAGATGCGCCCATGGAGCTCTACAACGGTTTACATGTTTAATCTAGCCCTATCTGACACATTGTATCTGCTGTCACTGCCCACACTGATCTATTACTATGCTGATCATAACAACTGGCCCTTTGGGGAGCCTTTGTGCAAGACTGTCCGCTTCCTCTTCTACACAAACTTGTACTGCAGTATCCTGTTTCTCACCTGTATCAGTGTTCACCGCTACATGGGTGTCTGTCACCCGCTTTTAACTTTGCAGAGAATGAAGGCTCGATATGCTCATCTGCTGTGTGCCGGGGTATGGCTGTCAGTCAGtgcctgtctagtgcctaatcttaTTTTTGTCACTCTCAGCCCCAGGGGTAATGACACGCTATGTCATGACACGACACAGCCTCAGGAGTTTCAGAACTATGTTAAGTACAGTATGGCTGTTATGAGCCTTCTGTTTGGTGTGCCCTGCCTTGTCATTGCTGTCTGCTATGGACTCATGACTAGAGAGTTAATGAAACCACTAGAAAATGGCTCTCGTAGGACAGTGTCCTCTTACAAGAAGAAATCTATCAAAACCATTATTGTGATCCTTACAGTATTTGTCATTTGTTTCCTGCCGTTTCATATTACCCGTACAATGTATTATATTTTTCGACTGCTTGATGCAGATTGTCAGCTACTCAATGTGATAAATGTAGTATACAAGATAACACGTCCTTTGGCCAGTGCCAATAGCTGCTTTGACCCCATCTTGTACTTATTGGCCTGTGATAATTATCAGAGGAAACTGACTTTAATGCTGACAAAACTTTCATGTGCATGTTTGAGACGTGTACCTGCCAGCGTGTCAGGGCCTCCGCCGCACAGAAAACGCAGCAGTCTAGCTGTTATTTCAGCTGAAGACACTAAAGCCAATGGTAGCTTGGGCAATCTCTTGGTTGTTAAGGAGGAAAAAGGGCAAGTAACGGATACAGAAGAGCGGACAACTGTACAGAGGAACAAGGGTGACCAAAATTCCACGGAATACATGAAAAGGCTTGGGATTAATAAAAACCAAAGAGACAATACAGGGAAAGACATTGAGAGTAGAACATATGCTGTGCTCACTACAGCAGGAGATGATCAAAGTGACCTCAGGAAAGATGGAAAAGAATGCATAGAAAGCATATATGTGATACAATGCCAGGAGATTAATGCTGAAATTGATTGGAAACTACCTCAACGAAAGTCAGAGAGAAAGAAAAGCAATGGAGACTGCAGAGGCTGCAAAAGTTTCAAAAGAGTAAGAAGTCTGAAGGAGCCAAATGACAAAGCTCTAGAGGATAACTCCTATGAAGTAGACAGCAGCTCATCCTGGAATTTGCTGGACTCCATTCACCAGGAGACACAGTGTGTGTGGTCTAATGAGGACACTGCAGTGGAAGGGACACTGCAGAGCCTTTCAAAAATGTAAACTAACAACATAGCAACATTGTCTAAAGGAAGAGACGTAAACTGTGGTGGAGCCATTAGGAGCAGAGCAGAACAGTTTTTACACTGGAACATTGCCACAGTCTCTTAATGGTCCTAAAGGCTATAGACAAATTCTGAGCCGTctaatttttattataaattttgATGTATTTTGGACtaaaatgcattttttaaatagATTTATATTAAAAATGTTGCGCTTTTGCAGCTTGTATGTTTCATACTACATAGCCAGCTGCACAAGTCATTCTGTGAAAAATTTGTCAGACTGGTCATCTGACAGCCTGCTCTCCCAGCCCTCTCTGACTTCTTCTGAATGATCTTCTAAGCTGATTTATGGCCACATCAAAGTTTGAGGGAAAAGGAGGGGGACTTACCAATGAGTGTCAAGCAGCTAGTCTGCTACTGTGAAACTTCACTAAAAAAGCCAAGCAAAGCAACAtttctaattaaaaaaaacttttaaactcAAAATACATCTAAATCGataattaaaaatggctttaaagTGTACAAAGCATTACATGTAACATATGACATATAatttacca from Bufo gargarizans isolate SCDJY-AF-19 chromosome 9, ASM1485885v1, whole genome shotgun sequence harbors:
- the P2RY4 gene encoding P2Y purinoceptor 4 yields the protein MNNFYTTTTDPSTFPQNEANQTDNLCVFDEEFKYFLLPVSYSAVLLLGLPLNLTAIWIFFAKMRPWSSTTVYMFNLALSDTLYLLSLPTLIYYYADHNNWPFGEPLCKTVRFLFYTNLYCSILFLTCISVHRYMGVCHPLLTLQRMKARYAHLLCAGVWLSVSACLVPNLIFVTLSPRGNDTLCHDTTQPQEFQNYVKYSMAVMSLLFGVPCLVIAVCYGLMTRELMKPLENGSRRTVSSYKKKSIKTIIVILTVFVICFLPFHITRTMYYIFRLLDADCQLLNVINVVYKITRPLASANSCFDPILYLLACDNYQRKLTLMLTKLSCACLRRVPASVSGPPPHRKRSSLAVISAEDTKANGSLGNLLVVKEEKGQVTDTEERTTVQRNKGDQNSTEYMKRLGINKNQRDNTGKDIESRTYAVLTTAGDDQSDLRKDGKECIESIYVIQCQEINAEIDWKLPQRKSERKKSNGDCRGCKSFKRVRSLKEPNDKALEDNSYEVDSSSSWNLLDSIHQETQCVWSNEDTAVEGTLQSLSKM